In Psychrilyobacter piezotolerans, a single genomic region encodes these proteins:
- a CDS encoding endonuclease domain-containing protein: protein MPKIFNKLYNKETRRMLRKHMTQHERLLWERIKNKKILGYRFHRQYGIERYIVDFYCPKLKLIVELDGRQHHMREGVEYDEVRNDFLISLGLTVVRFDNKEIEENIENVIDRIKESIEEL, encoded by the coding sequence ATGCCAAAGATATTTAATAAATTATATAATAAAGAAACTAGGAGAATGTTGCGAAAACATATGACCCAACATGAAAGGTTATTATGGGAGAGAATTAAGAATAAAAAAATATTGGGTTATAGGTTTCATAGACAATATGGTATTGAAAGATACATAGTTGATTTTTATTGCCCTAAACTAAAATTAATAGTCGAACTTGATGGAAGGCAGCATCATATGAGGGAAGGGGTAGAATATGATGAAGTTAGAAATGATTTTTTGATCTCGTTAGGGCTAACCGTAGTACGATTTGATAATAAAGAAATAGAAGAAAATATTGAAAATGTAATCGACAGGATAAAAGAAAGTATAGAGGAGTTGTAG
- the ilvN gene encoding acetolactate synthase small subunit has product MKKYQILVIMRNRPGILSKVSGLFSKRGFNIDGITCGVSEKKEYFRMTITVIGDESFVEQVRKQVGKLIDVIKVQILDEKNVVKRELALIKVKSNSETRLEIIKIVEIYRAKIIDISHEALIIELTGDSNKVEGLIGVMDKFGILEAARTGISAMHRGIKL; this is encoded by the coding sequence ATGAAAAAATATCAAATTTTAGTGATTATGAGAAATAGGCCGGGGATATTATCTAAAGTTTCAGGGTTATTTTCAAAGAGGGGATTTAATATAGATGGAATAACCTGCGGAGTGAGTGAAAAAAAGGAATATTTTAGGATGACGATCACAGTTATTGGGGATGAAAGTTTTGTTGAGCAGGTTAGAAAACAAGTAGGTAAACTTATAGATGTAATAAAAGTACAAATTTTGGATGAAAAAAATGTAGTAAAAAGAGAATTAGCACTGATAAAGGTTAAATCCAACTCTGAAACCCGCTTAGAAATAATAAAAATAGTCGAGATTTACAGAGCTAAAATCATAGATATTTCCCATGAGGCGCTTATTATAGAGCTTACCGGAGATTCAAATAAAGTAGAAGGATTGATAGGTGTCATGGATAAGTTTGGAATATTGGAAGCAGCCAGAACCGGGATAAGTGCTATGCACAGAGGAATTAAACTTTAG
- the ilvB gene encoding biosynthetic-type acetolactate synthase large subunit encodes MREINGAEIILEVLQDHDLKTIFGYPGGSVLPIYDALHSYKEKINHILTRHEQGAAHAADGYARSSGKTGVCVVTSGPGAANTVSGLMTAYMDSTPMLVITGQVSVNNLGTDAFQELDITGVTDSITKHNYLVRSIEELPDLLREAIYLTTNGRPGPVLIDIPMDIQMSKMSYEKFKRGCSSEYNLISDYKYIYKKPKKKETDRFIEMIKKSKRPIILAGNGVMKSNSSHQLKEFTQKFDIPVTTTLLGLGILPAEDKYNLRMLGMHGTAYANYAVDEADLVIALGMRFDNRVTGNIHRFCKNAKIIHVDIDEAEIDKNKHADLHIVGDVNLVLEALLKYEAEGKNKTWMNRIMELKNKYPLDRNFSTDYIVPQYLISRISELTNGQAIVCTDVGQHQMWTAQYYNFNKTNSIITSGGAGTMGFGLPAAIGAKLANPDREVVAIVGDGGFQMNSQELMTISEYNLDIKIIIVNNSFLGMVKQLQEVFYEKRHSFVKLERNPDFVMLGRAYGIDSHIVDTPKELDKLLRKTFSVKKSSLVNCIVSREENVFPMIPGGKSVDEMIMSEEEL; translated from the coding sequence ATGAGAGAAATAAACGGGGCAGAAATAATTTTAGAAGTTCTACAGGATCATGATTTAAAGACAATATTTGGATATCCGGGAGGTTCGGTACTTCCTATTTATGATGCTCTTCATTCTTATAAAGAAAAGATAAATCATATTTTAACTAGGCACGAGCAGGGAGCAGCTCATGCCGCTGACGGATATGCCAGATCCAGCGGGAAAACAGGAGTTTGTGTAGTTACTTCAGGGCCTGGAGCGGCTAACACGGTTTCCGGGTTGATGACAGCTTATATGGATTCCACACCAATGCTGGTTATTACAGGGCAGGTGTCCGTTAATAATTTGGGGACAGATGCTTTTCAAGAGCTTGATATAACAGGGGTAACTGATTCCATTACAAAGCATAATTACCTTGTGCGTTCAATAGAAGAATTGCCTGATTTATTGAGAGAAGCAATTTATTTAACAACAAATGGGAGACCGGGACCTGTACTTATAGATATTCCAATGGATATCCAGATGAGTAAAATGAGTTATGAAAAATTTAAGAGAGGCTGCAGCAGTGAATATAATTTAATTTCAGACTATAAATACATCTATAAAAAACCCAAAAAAAAGGAAACAGATCGGTTTATAGAGATGATAAAAAAAAGCAAAAGGCCGATAATTTTAGCCGGTAACGGAGTGATGAAGTCGAATTCTTCCCATCAACTGAAAGAATTTACTCAAAAATTTGATATACCGGTAACAACAACTCTTTTGGGATTAGGGATTCTTCCAGCAGAAGATAAATATAACCTCCGTATGCTGGGAATGCATGGGACAGCCTATGCAAATTATGCTGTTGATGAAGCAGATCTTGTAATAGCCTTGGGGATGAGATTCGATAACAGGGTGACAGGAAATATCCACAGGTTTTGTAAAAATGCAAAGATAATTCATGTGGATATAGATGAGGCAGAAATAGATAAAAACAAACATGCTGATCTTCATATAGTTGGAGATGTAAACTTAGTTTTGGAAGCTCTTTTAAAATATGAAGCAGAGGGGAAAAATAAAACCTGGATGAATAGGATAATGGAACTGAAGAATAAATACCCGTTAGACAGGAATTTTTCCACAGATTATATAGTACCCCAATATCTTATTTCCAGAATAAGTGAACTGACTAATGGACAAGCGATTGTATGCACAGATGTGGGCCAGCATCAGATGTGGACTGCACAATATTATAATTTTAACAAAACTAACAGTATCATAACTTCAGGAGGAGCAGGTACAATGGGGTTTGGGCTGCCAGCAGCCATAGGAGCAAAATTAGCTAATCCTGACAGGGAGGTCGTAGCCATAGTAGGAGATGGGGGATTTCAAATGAATTCACAGGAACTCATGACTATCTCTGAATATAATTTAGACATAAAAATAATTATTGTAAATAATTCATTTTTAGGAATGGTGAAACAGCTGCAGGAGGTTTTTTATGAAAAAAGACATTCCTTTGTAAAATTAGAAAGAAATCCCGATTTTGTAATGCTCGGCCGGGCATATGGAATAGATTCCCACATTGTAGATACTCCTAAAGAACTGGATAAGCTTCTGAGAAAAACATTTTCTGTAAAGAAGTCATCTCTGGTTAATTGTATCGTATCCAGGGAAGAGAATGTGTTCCCTATGATACCTGGAGGGAAATCGGTAGATGAGATGATTATGTCCGAGGAGGAGTTATGA
- the murI gene encoding glutamate racemase, producing MRNKLPIGIFDSGIGGLTILKEIRKILPRENIIYYGDFKNTPYGIKTASEIQKLSENIVKFMIQNHCKVIIIACSLITAASLEYLKDKYPVPIIGVVEGGVKAALLESKNKKIAYIANPFTVKTKIYEKTYKQYSKDGSINGIPCKKLCALIESGWKNHPHRLEVLKECLDKIPKGTDTLILGGTHYPLIKKDIRKFFPEKIVDSSRESVFELLNLLISMDLFNKENKKGNVDFCINGDTTLLLNRLPEIFKEEFTNIFSVDY from the coding sequence ATGAGAAATAAACTGCCCATTGGGATATTCGACTCAGGAATTGGAGGTCTTACCATCCTGAAGGAGATCAGAAAAATTTTACCCAGGGAAAACATCATCTACTACGGGGACTTTAAAAATACCCCCTACGGTATTAAGACTGCCTCAGAAATCCAAAAACTAAGCGAGAATATCGTCAAGTTTATGATTCAAAATCATTGTAAGGTAATTATCATAGCCTGCAGCCTTATTACGGCAGCTTCCCTGGAATATTTAAAAGATAAATACCCCGTCCCCATCATAGGAGTTGTAGAAGGAGGGGTAAAAGCCGCCCTCTTAGAAAGTAAGAACAAAAAAATAGCCTATATTGCGAATCCTTTTACCGTAAAAACTAAAATTTATGAAAAAACCTATAAACAGTACTCAAAAGACGGATCCATCAATGGAATTCCATGCAAGAAACTATGTGCCTTGATCGAATCGGGATGGAAAAATCACCCCCACCGTCTGGAAGTTTTGAAGGAATGCCTGGATAAGATTCCAAAAGGTACCGACACCCTTATTCTAGGAGGAACCCACTATCCCCTCATAAAGAAGGACATAAGAAAATTTTTCCCTGAAAAAATTGTGGATTCTTCCAGGGAATCTGTGTTTGAACTCTTAAATTTACTCATTTCCATGGATCTTTTCAACAAAGAAAATAAAAAAGGAAATGTTGATTTTTGTATCAATGGAGATACAACCCTTCTTTTAAACAGACTTCCGGAAATATTTAAGGAAGAATTTACAAATATTTTTTCTGTAGACTATTAG
- the ilvC gene encoding ketol-acid reductoisomerase → MEEIKFLEGKRLTVVGYGSQGHAHALNLHDLGMDVTVGLRQGSKSWEKAENDGVKVAVVGEAVKGADVVMILAPDEAQPELYRSEIEENLKSGAYLGFAHGFNIHYERITPREDVNVFMVAPKGPGHMVREIFEGGHGVPCLAAVHNDISEDTRDIAHAWANGVGRRVGVIETTFKEETETDLFGEQAVLCGGVTELMQAGFDTLVEAGYNPEVAYFECVHEMKLIIDMVYEKGFAAMRDSISNTAEYGDYITGKKIITKESKEAMKGVLKDIQRGKFAKEFIEETENGYKFMNKERAEYSDSKIEEVGSKMRKMVFSK, encoded by the coding sequence ATGGAAGAAATAAAATTTTTAGAGGGAAAAAGATTAACGGTAGTTGGATATGGGAGTCAGGGGCATGCACATGCATTAAATCTTCATGATTTAGGAATGGATGTAACCGTAGGTCTTAGACAAGGATCAAAATCATGGGAAAAGGCTGAAAATGACGGTGTAAAAGTAGCGGTTGTAGGAGAAGCTGTAAAAGGAGCCGACGTAGTAATGATCCTAGCTCCAGATGAAGCTCAGCCAGAATTATACAGATCTGAGATTGAAGAAAATTTAAAGAGTGGAGCTTATTTAGGATTTGCCCATGGGTTTAATATCCATTATGAAAGAATCACACCGAGAGAAGATGTAAATGTATTTATGGTTGCTCCTAAAGGGCCGGGACATATGGTAAGGGAGATATTTGAAGGGGGTCATGGTGTACCATGTTTGGCAGCGGTGCATAATGATATAAGTGAAGATACCAGAGATATAGCCCATGCCTGGGCAAATGGTGTAGGAAGAAGAGTCGGAGTAATCGAAACTACATTCAAAGAGGAAACTGAAACTGATCTATTCGGAGAGCAGGCTGTACTATGCGGAGGAGTAACGGAATTGATGCAGGCAGGATTTGATACCCTGGTAGAAGCAGGATATAATCCTGAAGTAGCATATTTTGAATGTGTACATGAGATGAAACTGATAATAGACATGGTATATGAAAAAGGATTTGCAGCAATGAGAGATTCTATTTCAAATACAGCTGAATATGGAGACTATATAACCGGTAAAAAGATAATTACAAAAGAAAGTAAGGAAGCGATGAAAGGAGTGTTAAAAGATATTCAAAGAGGGAAATTTGCCAAAGAATTTATAGAAGAGACAGAAAATGGATATAAATTTATGAATAAAGAAAGAGCTGAGTATTCTGATTCTAAGATAGAGGAAGTGGGATCGAAAATGAGAAAGATGGTGTTTTCAAAATAA
- the lysA gene encoding diaminopimelate decarboxylase: MFGTQKINENGILEIGGVSVKKLREEYGTPLYVIDKNYIVEKAGLIKESFKSGIFKTEVAYASKAFLTVGMCKIVEELGLCLDVVSGGEIYTALKADFPMERAHFHGNSKSIEELEMAVEYGVGTIIVDNHLEFELLEDICEKKQVKTNAILRVNPGIDAHTHEYIQTSKFDSKFGESIFMEETKELIRKIHGSEWIKFEGLHAHIGSQIFDVTSFLKEAEVMTEYIKGLVEEGIGVETLNLGGGYGIYYSEGDEPIDLELCLKEQVRIIEKINEECNLGIKKLQIEPGRSLIANAGTTLYTVQGLKTTYSGKNYYFIDGGMTDNIRPALYQAVYSGTIGNRCLEAKENLVTVAGKCCESGDLIMKDTKLQRAELGDVLCVFGTGAYNYSMASNYNKIPRSAVVMVEDGESALMVKRESYEDLIRNDVY, translated from the coding sequence ATGTTTGGAACTCAAAAAATAAACGAGAATGGCATTTTGGAAATTGGCGGAGTATCCGTAAAAAAATTAAGAGAAGAATATGGAACTCCCCTCTATGTGATAGATAAAAATTATATAGTGGAAAAGGCAGGATTAATAAAAGAAAGTTTTAAATCCGGAATTTTTAAGACCGAGGTAGCCTATGCTTCCAAGGCATTCTTAACTGTGGGGATGTGTAAAATAGTGGAGGAACTGGGTCTATGTTTAGATGTTGTTTCCGGAGGAGAAATATATACGGCTTTAAAGGCTGATTTCCCCATGGAAAGAGCTCATTTTCATGGGAACAGTAAATCCATAGAAGAACTTGAGATGGCTGTAGAATATGGGGTAGGAACCATCATAGTGGACAATCATTTGGAATTTGAACTGTTGGAGGATATATGTGAGAAAAAACAAGTGAAGACAAATGCAATCTTACGTGTAAATCCCGGGATAGATGCCCATACCCATGAATATATCCAGACTTCTAAGTTTGATTCGAAATTCGGGGAATCTATCTTCATGGAGGAGACGAAAGAACTCATAAGAAAAATCCATGGGAGTGAATGGATAAAATTTGAGGGACTCCATGCCCACATAGGTTCCCAGATATTTGATGTGACCTCTTTTTTAAAGGAAGCTGAAGTCATGACCGAGTATATAAAAGGATTGGTTGAAGAAGGCATAGGAGTGGAAACCCTGAATTTAGGCGGAGGATACGGGATCTATTATTCAGAGGGAGATGAGCCCATTGATTTGGAGCTGTGCCTGAAAGAACAGGTAAGGATTATAGAAAAAATAAATGAAGAATGTAATTTAGGGATTAAAAAACTTCAGATTGAACCGGGAAGATCCCTGATAGCCAATGCAGGGACTACCCTTTATACGGTACAGGGGTTAAAGACTACCTATTCGGGAAAAAACTATTATTTTATCGATGGGGGAATGACAGATAATATAAGACCGGCTCTGTATCAGGCTGTCTACAGCGGAACAATTGGGAACAGGTGTTTGGAAGCCAAAGAAAATCTGGTAACTGTAGCAGGGAAATGCTGTGAGTCCGGAGACTTAATCATGAAAGATACTAAATTGCAGAGGGCAGAATTGGGAGATGTTTTATGTGTATTTGGTACAGGAGCATATAATTATTCCATGGCAAGCAACTATAATAAGATTCCCAGATCTGCTGTGGTTATGGTAGAAGACGGGGAGTCAGCACTTATGGTAAAAAGAGAGAGTTATGAAGATTTAATAAGAAATGACGTCTATTAG
- a CDS encoding co-chaperone GroES, giving the protein MNIKPIGNRILVEPLKIEEKTFSGIILPNSGEAASSDTGIVVALGNIEEEIAVGDKVFFRPHSGVEIPDSDKNFLILEMEEVLAVIG; this is encoded by the coding sequence ATGAATATTAAACCAATTGGAAATAGAATATTAGTGGAACCCTTAAAGATCGAAGAAAAAACTTTTAGCGGCATCATCCTACCAAATTCCGGGGAAGCAGCATCTTCTGATACAGGAATTGTTGTGGCCCTTGGAAATATTGAAGAAGAAATCGCTGTGGGAGATAAGGTGTTTTTCAGACCTCATTCCGGGGTAGAAATACCCGATTCAGATAAGAACTTTCTTATCCTGGAGATGGAAGAGGTCCTGGCTGTAATAGGGTAA
- a CDS encoding glycoside hydrolase family 10 protein: protein MKKFCSILFLLILAGCSGIDKKAGKEGERAEFRGVWIASIVNINWPKTVGTGKEAEKAQKQEFIKLLDEAVEMNMNAVVVQIRPAADTFYPSSFEPWSKYLTGTQGVSPGWDPLQFMVEEAHRRNLQFHGWFNPYRVTLKKEDIPVPTHPAVLNPEWIFEYGGKLYYNPGIPEAMNYSIDNIMEVVKNYDIDGVHMDDYFYPYPVKGEKLPDWKTYLKYGKDFSIAADWRRDNVDKFIKTLNDRIKKEKPDVQFGISPFGVWRNYDMDKSGSKTKAGLTNYDSLYADTRKWIDKGWIDYIVPQIYWNQGYEAAEYNTLVNWWADEVRGTNVKLYIGQAAYKVGTKGWEDPGELINQVRYNRGVDEVGGSIYFNIDSLIDNPMEIKENMKKTIYKERVEIPN, encoded by the coding sequence ATGAAGAAATTTTGTAGTATATTATTTCTGCTGATATTAGCGGGGTGCAGCGGAATAGATAAAAAAGCCGGTAAAGAGGGAGAAAGGGCTGAATTCAGGGGAGTTTGGATAGCCAGTATTGTGAATATAAACTGGCCTAAAACTGTAGGAACAGGGAAAGAGGCCGAGAAAGCTCAAAAGCAGGAGTTTATAAAATTATTGGATGAAGCGGTAGAGATGAATATGAATGCTGTAGTAGTTCAGATCCGGCCTGCTGCTGATACTTTTTATCCGTCTTCCTTTGAGCCGTGGTCAAAGTACCTTACAGGTACCCAGGGGGTATCTCCCGGGTGGGATCCGCTGCAGTTTATGGTAGAGGAAGCTCACAGGAGAAATCTGCAATTTCATGGATGGTTCAATCCATACAGGGTAACTTTGAAAAAAGAGGATATCCCTGTACCCACCCACCCGGCTGTGTTAAATCCAGAGTGGATATTTGAATACGGAGGTAAATTATACTACAATCCCGGAATTCCGGAAGCTATGAACTACAGTATAGATAATATCATGGAAGTGGTAAAAAACTATGATATAGATGGGGTGCATATGGATGATTATTTTTATCCATATCCAGTTAAGGGAGAAAAACTGCCTGACTGGAAGACATATTTAAAATACGGAAAAGATTTCTCCATAGCAGCTGACTGGAGAAGAGATAATGTAGATAAATTTATAAAAACTTTGAATGACAGGATAAAAAAAGAAAAACCAGATGTTCAATTCGGTATCAGCCCCTTTGGTGTATGGAGAAATTATGATATGGATAAAAGCGGGTCAAAAACAAAGGCAGGGCTAACTAACTATGACAGCCTCTATGCAGATACCAGGAAATGGATAGATAAAGGCTGGATAGATTATATTGTCCCGCAGATCTATTGGAACCAGGGATATGAAGCAGCTGAATATAATACCTTGGTTAATTGGTGGGCCGATGAAGTGAGGGGAACCAATGTAAAATTATATATTGGTCAGGCAGCCTACAAGGTTGGAACCAAGGGGTGGGAAGATCCGGGTGAACTTATAAATCAGGTGAGATATAACAGGGGGGTAGATGAGGTAGGAGGAAGTATATATTTTAATATAGATTCCCTCATAGATAACCCCATGGAGATAAAAGAAAATATGAAAAAAACAATATATAAAGAAAGGGTTGAAATTCCAAATTAG
- a CDS encoding peptide ABC transporter substrate-binding protein: MKKIMYVLSVLIMLLFTGCGGKEKEDQGEGGAVEKQAEQVLRFNLDADPPSIDPQLNTDSSGAMVINNTFEGLMRNDASGKPQPAVAESLEVSEDKTVYTFHLKKDVKWSDGKPVTAEDFKYAWLRGLDPEVASEYAYQLYYIKGGQDYFKGNGNREDVGIEAVDEHTLKVTLEAPTPYFLNLVTFFTYMPVRKDIVDQKPEGWAKDPELTVSNGPFILSEYKMNDKIILTPNENYWNRKNIKLKKMVLTMIIEGSTVLTAYDNNEIDVISGQVPVQEIPKRQMEDPTFKTLPYLGTYYYLFNVDRVPTNDINVRKALSLAIDREAIVNQITKAGQMPATGFVPNGLIDSKGNDFRAAAGDYGMSTTANIELAREYLAKAGYPNGQGMPPVELMYNTSESHKAIAEAIQDMWKKNLGIDVTLANQEWAVFKTTRSMGNFQVMRSVWLGDYNDPMTFLDMWTSYSGNNNAQWRATEDGKFPENKKFTNLIEESKVVSGEARDEKLYGAEKIMMDQAVIAPIYYYTGVVMIKDKVKNWERDILGTWYFGNAEIQE; this comes from the coding sequence ATGAAAAAAATTATGTATGTTTTAAGTGTTTTAATAATGTTGTTGTTCACAGGATGCGGAGGAAAGGAAAAAGAAGATCAAGGGGAAGGAGGAGCAGTGGAAAAACAAGCAGAACAGGTATTGAGATTTAACCTGGATGCGGACCCCCCGTCGATCGATCCGCAGTTAAATACCGATTCATCTGGTGCAATGGTGATCAACAATACCTTTGAAGGGTTAATGAGAAATGACGCATCAGGGAAACCTCAGCCGGCAGTGGCAGAATCTTTGGAAGTCTCTGAAGACAAGACCGTATACACATTTCATCTGAAAAAAGATGTGAAATGGTCCGACGGTAAACCAGTGACAGCAGAAGATTTCAAATATGCCTGGCTCAGGGGATTGGATCCAGAGGTAGCTTCTGAATACGCTTACCAGCTTTATTATATTAAAGGAGGGCAGGATTATTTTAAAGGGAATGGAAATAGGGAAGATGTAGGGATAGAAGCAGTGGATGAACATACTCTAAAAGTAACCTTAGAAGCTCCTACACCATATTTTTTAAATTTAGTGACATTTTTTACATATATGCCTGTAAGAAAGGATATAGTGGATCAAAAACCCGAGGGATGGGCAAAGGATCCTGAATTAACAGTATCGAATGGTCCCTTTATCCTATCGGAATATAAGATGAATGATAAGATTATACTGACTCCCAATGAAAACTACTGGAACAGGAAAAATATAAAATTAAAAAAGATGGTGCTGACCATGATTATAGAGGGAAGCACTGTACTGACAGCATATGACAACAACGAGATAGATGTTATATCCGGCCAGGTACCTGTGCAGGAAATTCCCAAAAGGCAGATGGAAGATCCGACCTTTAAAACCCTGCCGTATCTGGGAACATACTACTATCTATTCAATGTAGACAGGGTACCTACAAATGATATCAATGTAAGAAAAGCATTGTCACTTGCCATAGACAGGGAAGCTATTGTAAACCAGATAACTAAGGCAGGACAGATGCCGGCTACAGGATTTGTCCCCAATGGCTTGATAGATTCCAAAGGAAATGATTTTAGAGCTGCAGCCGGTGATTACGGTATGTCTACAACAGCAAATATAGAGCTGGCCCGGGAATATCTGGCTAAAGCAGGATACCCAAATGGTCAGGGGATGCCTCCGGTGGAACTTATGTATAATACAAGTGAATCCCATAAGGCCATAGCAGAAGCGATCCAGGATATGTGGAAGAAAAATTTAGGTATAGATGTTACCCTGGCTAACCAGGAATGGGCAGTATTTAAAACTACAAGAAGTATGGGGAACTTTCAGGTGATGAGATCTGTATGGTTAGGAGATTATAACGATCCGATGACATTTTTAGATATGTGGACTTCATATTCGGGAAATAATAATGCCCAGTGGAGAGCCACAGAAGATGGTAAATTTCCAGAGAATAAAAAATTTACAAACTTAATTGAGGAATCCAAGGTAGTCAGCGGGGAAGCCCGGGATGAAAAACTCTATGGCGCTGAAAAAATAATGATGGATCAGGCAGTTATAGCGCCGATTTATTATTATACAGGTGTGGTGATGATTAAAGACAAGGTAAAAAACTGGGAAAGGGATATCCTGGGAACCTGGTATTTCGGGAATGCAGAAATACAGGAATAA
- a CDS encoding CPBP family intramembrane glutamic endopeptidase produces the protein MEQDDLLIIKENNSLKKFSFFKFIIIQFIFLVSFQIILGSFFTKFFSKYNIIFFKDIFVNLICLFIVLSSFKFFLKRKQLDIKNIFGIFLIPWKEIIFYSLLFLTIETLLLLIFHNSSNSEIVSFYEFFPIVFVIPIIEEIIFRGILLNKLIEKIGVRKGILLTTLIFISLHGYVGIYILTSSFYLSYIYYKTKSLYASIACHGIQNAILFIMDSISTRVPIVRDNFLNYKLYFIALIILISPLVIFCIKKLWCTLNDKKESIYMYNSINK, from the coding sequence ATGGAGCAAGATGATTTACTTATAATAAAGGAAAATAATAGTTTAAAAAAATTTAGTTTTTTTAAATTTATAATAATTCAGTTTATTTTTTTAGTTAGTTTTCAAATTATTTTAGGAAGTTTTTTCACCAAATTTTTTTCAAAATATAATATAATTTTTTTTAAAGATATTTTTGTAAATCTAATTTGTCTTTTTATTGTCCTATCTTCTTTTAAATTTTTTTTAAAAAGAAAGCAATTAGATATTAAAAATATCTTCGGTATATTTTTAATCCCATGGAAAGAAATTATATTTTATAGTTTATTATTTTTAACAATAGAAACATTATTATTATTAATTTTTCATAATAGTTCAAATAGTGAAATAGTTAGTTTTTACGAATTTTTCCCTATAGTATTTGTAATTCCTATTATCGAAGAAATTATTTTCCGGGGAATTTTGTTAAACAAACTAATAGAAAAAATTGGAGTAAGAAAAGGAATTTTATTAACAACACTTATTTTTATTAGTCTCCATGGGTATGTTGGAATATACATACTTACAAGTAGCTTTTACTTAAGTTATATTTATTATAAAACTAAATCATTGTATGCTTCAATAGCTTGTCACGGTATTCAAAATGCTATATTATTTATAATGGATTCTATATCTACTAGAGTTCCAATAGTTAGAGATAACTTTTTAAATTATAAATTATATTTTATAGCTTTAATTATTTTAATTAGTCCATTAGTTATATTTTGTATAAAAAAATTATGGTGTACTTTAAATGATAAAAAAGAAAGTATTTATATGTATAATTCTATTAATAAATAG